A single Rhodothermales bacterium DNA region contains:
- the smpB gene encoding SsrA-binding protein SmpB, giving the protein MGDGTKTVVSNRKARFEYHIDERLEAGMELLGTEVKSLRAGKANLQEAFCQVKQGEMYLMQCHIAPYDFGNRMNHDPLRPRKLLLHRKEIDRFDKAAQQKGYTIVPMRLYFSNGRAKLEIGLGKGKKLYDKRADIAERESKRRLDRIQKGGHAE; this is encoded by the coding sequence ATGGGCGACGGTACCAAGACCGTCGTTTCCAATCGCAAGGCGCGCTTCGAGTATCACATCGACGAGCGCCTGGAGGCCGGCATGGAGTTGCTGGGCACCGAAGTCAAATCCCTGCGGGCCGGAAAGGCCAACCTGCAGGAGGCGTTCTGCCAGGTGAAGCAGGGCGAGATGTACCTGATGCAGTGTCACATCGCGCCGTATGATTTCGGGAATCGCATGAATCACGATCCCCTCCGTCCGCGCAAGTTGCTGCTGCACAGGAAGGAGATCGATCGATTCGACAAGGCCGCCCAGCAGAAGGGGTACACCATCGTGCCGATGCGGCTGTACTTCTCCAACGGAAGAGCCAAGCTGGAGATTGGTCTCGGCAAGGGTAAAAAGCTCTACGACAAGCGCGCTGACATTGCGGAGCGCGAGTCCAAACGGCGACTGGACCGGATCCAGAAGGGCGGGCACGCGGAGTAG
- a CDS encoding 5-formyltetrahydrofolate cyclo-ligase, with protein sequence MSRSKEAIRRDVRGRLSQLPPSARRAMEHDLIARLGTLPELQAVRFLAGFWPMGHEPDVTTWLEKNHRAGTTILLPRVRHFKRSRIPGAERVEFARFEGRAELLQNRWGIGEPTGPAVPLPATGILLVPALAVSRAGTRLGHGFGYYDEIMDNHPGLLPICAVFGAQLSEDLPVEQHDRPVRVIITPEEVIRTDLDA encoded by the coding sequence ATGTCACGATCCAAAGAGGCGATTCGTCGGGACGTGCGTGGCCGGCTTTCGCAGCTTCCACCGTCAGCGCGACGTGCCATGGAGCACGATCTCATCGCCCGGCTTGGTACGCTGCCGGAACTGCAGGCCGTCCGGTTCCTGGCGGGCTTCTGGCCGATGGGCCATGAACCGGACGTGACGACCTGGCTGGAGAAAAACCACCGAGCCGGCACCACGATCCTGCTCCCCCGGGTCAGGCACTTCAAGCGTTCACGAATCCCGGGCGCGGAGCGGGTCGAATTCGCGCGGTTTGAGGGCCGTGCGGAGCTGCTGCAGAATCGATGGGGTATCGGGGAGCCAACGGGCCCCGCCGTGCCATTGCCGGCGACGGGCATCCTGCTTGTCCCGGCACTGGCGGTCTCCCGTGCCGGCACGCGACTGGGGCACGGGTTTGGTTACTATGATGAGATCATGGACAATCACCCCGGCCTGCTGCCAATTTGTGCCGTTTTTGGGGCGCAATTGTCCGAAGATCTCCCCGTCGAGCAACATGACCGTCCCGTACGCGTCATCATTACCCCCGAAGAAGTGATCCGGACGGACCTTGACGCGTAA
- a CDS encoding tetratricopeptide repeat protein has protein sequence MVRFLLVVLLLAGAAIPPAWAQSSSDPMVEGILAFREGRHSEAVQAFQRAVEQDDTNAEAHFLLARIYFETDLKDVKRAGRELDKALEIEPENVKYLTARMQQLGEDSSFFLTDKVREAQRRDLARDILKLDSTNAFAHEELGSSYIRDFWRYRNALMYPTVQFNEYAYRARRELDPIAGALVDEIRQMQRIEAELQNLDELPPVAGMEQLSALPSLNPESVFMADEFDVETLANQGIPVVDFSGRAQQAYDRAVFHLFKALDADPRNRRVYDRLMEIYALKGEWQDALDMLQQMYVYFPEDPELWTYLGLAHHRFGNLDAAAKAFESSFESMDDGTRRAFDNIEFLMPEDEKRRYREDPTGYAARYWTSKDPRYLTPYNERKLEHYSRLTYADLLYGSEEMDLRGWDTERGSILVRYGVPQGDVVIIPKSTSGVQRGAPGQNGVDQNDPTQPGTRLVLQVAQRGTDFDLGDEANTFNIWDYGDFKFVFEDPFRNGEYRMFSPSAADLSQGAVPWVNDYTIKAAETIRRTPDRYDYEAPGRQIELPYLVSAFRGSAGSADLVVNYGIPILEFGNQGDMINVTANAGTFVISEDRDILAERRRTIYGLRTDQIVQFEEANLWIDSETVTVPPGKVDVSVEFETTSGGTVAVQRREVDIPNFDTDRLSVSDIMLAYRAEETEDGRPLVGSDVVRNGFSITPAPWSVFGRTNPIYLYFEVYNLDVSGDGRANYEVTAKLEPKDRGSGVGRLVRGVFGGGDRGVSVSLPTSIASTTDGQYLILDASNQETGLYTLTLTVTDRKTGQEVTRQRELFLE, from the coding sequence ATGGTCCGCTTTCTTCTTGTTGTCCTTTTGCTCGCCGGTGCGGCGATTCCCCCGGCATGGGCCCAGTCGAGCTCGGATCCCATGGTGGAGGGCATTCTGGCTTTCCGGGAAGGCCGTCACTCGGAGGCCGTGCAGGCGTTTCAGCGCGCAGTCGAACAGGACGACACCAATGCCGAGGCTCATTTCCTGCTGGCCCGGATCTACTTCGAGACAGATCTGAAGGACGTCAAGCGGGCCGGTCGAGAGCTGGACAAGGCCCTCGAAATCGAGCCCGAAAACGTCAAGTACCTGACGGCGCGCATGCAGCAGTTGGGTGAGGATTCCAGCTTCTTTCTCACCGACAAGGTGCGCGAGGCGCAGCGGCGGGATCTGGCCCGGGACATCCTGAAGCTTGACTCCACGAATGCGTTTGCTCACGAGGAGCTGGGCAGCAGCTACATCCGGGACTTCTGGCGGTATCGGAACGCGTTGATGTACCCCACGGTGCAGTTCAACGAGTACGCGTATCGTGCGCGGCGTGAACTCGACCCGATCGCCGGTGCGCTGGTAGATGAGATCCGTCAAATGCAGCGGATCGAGGCCGAGCTACAGAACCTGGACGAGTTGCCTCCGGTGGCCGGGATGGAACAGCTCAGTGCCCTGCCTTCGCTGAACCCCGAGTCGGTGTTCATGGCCGACGAATTCGATGTCGAGACGCTGGCAAACCAGGGCATTCCTGTTGTCGATTTCTCGGGTCGTGCCCAGCAGGCCTACGACCGCGCAGTGTTTCACCTCTTCAAGGCCCTCGACGCCGATCCGCGCAACAGGCGCGTTTACGACCGTCTCATGGAGATCTATGCGTTGAAGGGAGAGTGGCAGGATGCGCTGGACATGCTCCAGCAGATGTACGTCTATTTCCCCGAGGATCCCGAACTGTGGACCTACCTGGGCCTGGCGCACCACCGCTTCGGAAATCTGGACGCCGCGGCGAAGGCCTTCGAGTCGTCGTTCGAGAGCATGGACGATGGCACCCGGAGAGCCTTTGACAACATCGAATTCCTGATGCCGGAGGACGAGAAACGGCGCTATCGGGAGGATCCGACCGGATACGCCGCCCGCTACTGGACGTCGAAGGACCCGCGCTACCTGACTCCGTACAACGAGCGCAAGCTCGAGCACTACTCCCGCCTGACCTACGCCGACCTGCTCTACGGTTCCGAGGAAATGGATCTGCGCGGGTGGGACACCGAACGCGGTTCCATCCTGGTGCGGTATGGGGTGCCGCAGGGTGACGTAGTGATCATTCCCAAATCCACTTCCGGCGTGCAGCGAGGCGCCCCTGGCCAGAACGGTGTCGACCAGAATGACCCGACGCAGCCGGGGACCCGGTTGGTACTCCAGGTCGCTCAGCGGGGGACCGACTTTGATCTGGGAGATGAGGCCAACACATTCAATATCTGGGACTACGGGGACTTCAAGTTTGTCTTCGAGGACCCCTTCCGGAACGGCGAATACCGCATGTTCAGTCCGTCCGCGGCTGACCTCTCGCAGGGCGCCGTGCCGTGGGTGAATGACTACACCATCAAGGCGGCGGAAACCATCCGTCGCACGCCGGACCGGTACGATTACGAGGCCCCTGGCAGACAGATTGAGCTGCCATATCTGGTCTCCGCCTTCCGTGGCTCGGCGGGCAGTGCCGATCTGGTGGTGAACTACGGCATCCCGATCCTGGAATTCGGCAACCAGGGGGACATGATCAATGTCACCGCCAACGCCGGCACGTTCGTGATCTCAGAGGATCGCGACATTCTGGCGGAGCGCAGACGCACCATCTATGGACTGCGTACCGACCAGATTGTGCAGTTTGAGGAGGCGAACCTCTGGATAGATTCGGAAACCGTGACCGTGCCTCCCGGCAAAGTCGACGTGAGCGTCGAATTCGAGACCACCTCGGGCGGCACCGTTGCGGTTCAGAGGCGGGAGGTTGACATCCCCAACTTCGACACCGATCGGCTCTCGGTGAGTGACATCATGCTGGCTTACCGCGCCGAAGAGACAGAGGACGGTCGGCCCCTTGTAGGCTCCGACGTGGTGCGCAACGGCTTCTCAATCACGCCTGCGCCCTGGAGTGTATTCGGCCGCACCAACCCCATCTACCTGTACTTCGAGGTCTACAACCTGGATGTCTCGGGCGATGGGCGGGCCAACTACGAAGTAACCGCCAAGCTCGAGCCCAAGGACCGTGGCTCTGGCGTGGGTCGTTTGGTACGTGGCGTGTTCGGAGGCGGGGATCGCGGCGTTTCCGTCAGCCTGCCGACCTCGATCGCATCCACGACCGACGGCCAGTACCTCATACTGGATGCCTCGAACCAGGAGACGGGCCTTTACACGCTCACGCTGACGGTCACCGACCGCAAGACCGGCCAGGAAGTCACCCGACAGCGGGAGCTGTTCCTGGAGTAG
- a CDS encoding TonB-dependent receptor: MRLRRAYDSTRRAAGVAALFLTLLATAPGAQAQVVRGFITDATDGEPLEGATVVLRQDTLLVAGSATDRDGFFALSRFPSGTYTLTVSFIGYLPVVDTLEVGQDQILLRNYRLQATRELLDELMVQGDRESGLARVDAGRVSVRPADVALVPSPDVSGDLINYLTAIPGLVTVGDRGGQLFVRGGEPYQNLVLLDGMWVYQPFHVLGFFSAFPSDILNQVDVYAGGYGSAYGGRISSVIDVQSRTGSKRRYAGALSAAPFVTSAMLEGPIADDRLSFLVSSRRSVMQYGAENLVDEPLPFDFGDLFAKVHGIVSSNSQLSLTMLRTFDEGEVGSAFQAPGSTVQDVASWRNQAYGLRYLVLPRVFPVLAEFLVSYSRLQTAVGDPNDPVRQGRLGTVNTTANVTHFAGDLEIGWGIFARSMELSSELGGLFQNVFIQQEFLTEVGFYVEPSMRFRNGVEGSAGLRVHNFPSKSNVFVEPRVRVAWNRERDRFSGAFGVYHQEVIGLTDQRDAAGVFTAWAAVPWPRVPSATHFILGYGRQIGDRLDVGVETYHKRLKGLFVPEWTSLPRFTTTLQTAEGTVWGGDVRLEARGTRFLASLSYGLSAVTYKAGQPTLSLWFGQDQIEYRPPHDRRHQINVLGAYRTSGFELSARWQFGSGLPYSRALGFDGFVLMDRPVDLYSEPGNRRVIYERPYNGTLPTYHRLDVSAERRFVTPGGTLSLQAGLINVYDRQNLFYLDTFTLTRRNQLPLIPTFGAKYAFGQ, from the coding sequence TTGAGGCTACGACGCGCGTACGATTCAACTAGAAGGGCCGCAGGCGTCGCCGCGCTCTTTCTGACACTGCTAGCGACTGCGCCAGGTGCGCAGGCGCAGGTGGTGCGCGGGTTCATCACGGACGCGACAGATGGGGAGCCCCTGGAGGGTGCGACCGTCGTGCTTAGGCAGGACACGCTGCTTGTCGCCGGATCGGCCACCGACCGCGACGGATTTTTTGCCCTGTCCAGATTCCCTTCGGGCACCTACACGCTGACCGTCTCGTTCATCGGCTACCTGCCTGTGGTGGATACGCTGGAGGTTGGGCAGGATCAGATTCTGCTGCGCAACTACAGGCTCCAGGCTACCAGAGAGCTGCTGGATGAGTTGATGGTGCAGGGGGACCGGGAATCAGGACTGGCGCGGGTTGACGCCGGGCGGGTCTCCGTGCGACCGGCAGATGTGGCTCTAGTGCCGTCTCCAGATGTGTCCGGGGATCTCATCAACTACCTGACCGCTATTCCGGGCCTCGTTACGGTTGGTGACCGGGGCGGCCAGCTGTTTGTGAGGGGCGGGGAGCCCTATCAGAACCTTGTGCTTCTGGATGGCATGTGGGTCTACCAGCCCTTCCATGTGCTCGGTTTCTTTTCCGCGTTTCCCTCCGACATTCTGAATCAGGTCGATGTGTATGCGGGCGGATACGGCAGTGCCTACGGAGGCAGGATCTCGTCCGTAATCGATGTGCAGAGTCGCACGGGCAGCAAGCGCCGCTATGCCGGTGCGCTATCGGCGGCTCCGTTTGTGACGAGCGCCATGCTTGAGGGGCCGATCGCTGATGACCGGCTCTCGTTTCTGGTTTCGAGTCGTCGGAGCGTGATGCAATACGGGGCCGAGAATCTGGTCGATGAGCCCTTGCCGTTCGATTTCGGGGATCTGTTTGCCAAGGTGCACGGCATAGTCAGCAGCAACAGTCAGCTATCGCTCACGATGCTGCGCACGTTCGACGAAGGCGAGGTGGGCAGCGCCTTTCAGGCCCCCGGTTCGACCGTTCAGGACGTGGCAAGCTGGCGGAATCAGGCCTACGGGCTGCGCTATCTGGTCCTACCGAGGGTCTTTCCGGTGCTGGCTGAATTTCTGGTGTCCTACTCGCGGCTTCAGACCGCGGTGGGCGACCCGAATGATCCTGTTCGACAGGGTCGTCTCGGCACCGTGAACACCACGGCCAACGTCACCCACTTCGCCGGTGATCTTGAGATCGGCTGGGGTATTTTTGCGCGATCCATGGAGCTGTCCAGTGAGCTCGGCGGGCTGTTCCAGAACGTGTTCATCCAGCAGGAATTCCTGACCGAGGTCGGCTTCTACGTGGAGCCGTCCATGCGTTTTCGCAACGGCGTCGAGGGTTCTGCCGGGCTGCGCGTGCACAACTTTCCCAGCAAGTCGAACGTGTTCGTGGAGCCCCGGGTGCGGGTTGCCTGGAATCGGGAGAGGGATCGTTTCAGCGGCGCGTTCGGCGTCTATCACCAGGAGGTGATCGGATTGACCGACCAGCGGGATGCGGCCGGCGTATTCACCGCCTGGGCGGCTGTACCCTGGCCGCGCGTGCCCTCCGCCACCCACTTTATTCTGGGGTATGGGCGTCAGATCGGGGACCGGCTGGACGTTGGTGTCGAGACCTATCACAAGCGTCTGAAGGGCCTTTTTGTACCGGAGTGGACGTCCCTGCCGCGATTTACGACGACCCTGCAGACGGCGGAGGGCACCGTTTGGGGCGGCGATGTCCGCCTGGAGGCACGGGGCACTCGCTTCCTGGCCTCGCTCAGCTACGGGCTGTCGGCCGTGACGTACAAGGCCGGGCAGCCGACGCTCTCGCTGTGGTTCGGACAGGACCAGATCGAATACAGACCGCCGCACGACCGGCGTCATCAGATCAACGTGCTCGGCGCGTACCGGACCTCGGGCTTCGAGCTGTCCGCCCGCTGGCAGTTTGGCTCCGGCCTGCCGTACAGTCGCGCACTCGGCTTTGACGGGTTTGTGCTTATGGACCGGCCGGTGGATCTCTACTCGGAGCCAGGGAATCGGCGTGTGATCTACGAACGCCCGTACAACGGCACGCTGCCGACCTACCACCGGCTGGACGTGAGCGCGGAGCGACGCTTTGTCACGCCCGGGGGCACACTCAGTCTGCAGGCGGGGCTGATCAATGTGTACGACCGGCAGAATCTGTTCTACCTGGACACATTCACCTTGACCCGCCGCAATCAGTTGCCGCTGATCCCGACCTTCGGAGCCAAGTACGCGTTCGGGCAATGA
- the rplS gene encoding 50S ribosomal protein L19, protein MATDMMALVEGTQLRDDIPEFAPGDTVNVHVRVIEGEKERIQQYQGVVIALKGSGARRTFMVRKVSNGVGVERIFPIHSPKIAKIEVIRHGRVRRAKLYYMRERRGKAARIREKRTR, encoded by the coding sequence ATGGCCACAGATATGATGGCCCTCGTGGAGGGTACCCAGCTGCGGGACGACATCCCGGAGTTCGCCCCCGGAGATACGGTCAACGTGCACGTGCGCGTGATCGAGGGCGAGAAAGAGCGCATCCAGCAGTACCAGGGTGTGGTCATCGCACTCAAGGGCTCTGGCGCACGTCGCACGTTCATGGTCCGCAAGGTGTCCAACGGCGTCGGTGTCGAGCGCATTTTCCCGATCCACTCGCCGAAGATCGCCAAGATTGAAGTGATCCGGCATGGTCGCGTTCGCCGCGCCAAGCTGTACTACATGCGTGAGCGTCGCGGCAAGGCCGCCCGCATCCGCGAGAAGCGTACCCGCTAA
- the rimM gene encoding 16S rRNA processing protein RimM, protein MNRPVDHSGFRMVGVVTRTHGVRGGFKVRPETDDPYRFEALETVYLGDALRAHTIREVGFQPLKNGLAVLLELDGVQTREAAEALHGLEVWAAEEDLPPLEDGQVFLSDLVGLQVRSESGEVLGEVVDVVEYPAHPTLSVRRSGGSLSMVPFVEELVPEVDSDAGYLTVVALEGLLDGEPASERD, encoded by the coding sequence GTGAATCGACCGGTTGATCATAGCGGATTCCGCATGGTGGGCGTGGTGACGCGCACGCACGGCGTTCGAGGCGGATTCAAGGTCCGTCCCGAAACCGATGATCCGTATCGGTTCGAAGCACTTGAGACCGTCTATCTGGGCGATGCGCTCCGTGCCCATACCATCCGGGAAGTTGGCTTTCAGCCGTTGAAAAACGGCCTGGCAGTCCTTCTTGAATTGGACGGCGTGCAGACGCGCGAAGCTGCCGAGGCCCTGCATGGCCTTGAGGTCTGGGCGGCCGAGGAGGATCTGCCGCCGCTGGAAGATGGTCAGGTGTTCCTGAGTGACCTCGTCGGCCTCCAGGTACGCTCCGAATCCGGAGAGGTGCTGGGAGAAGTCGTCGACGTCGTCGAGTACCCGGCCCATCCCACGCTGAGCGTTCGCCGATCCGGCGGATCGCTGTCCATGGTTCCTTTTGTGGAAGAGCTTGTGCCTGAAGTCGATTCGGACGCCGGCTACCTCACGGTGGTCGCTCTGGAAGGATTGCTGGATGGCGAGCCCGCTTCGGAGAGGGACTGA
- a CDS encoding PspC domain-containing protein: protein MSQGRLTKSSTNRMIAGVCGGMAEYFDVDPTLVRVAYIILSFLSGLGLLAYIILAFVMPAD from the coding sequence ATGAGCCAGGGACGATTGACCAAGTCCTCCACGAACCGGATGATCGCCGGCGTCTGTGGGGGCATGGCCGAGTACTTTGATGTGGACCCGACGCTGGTGCGGGTGGCCTACATCATCCTTTCGTTCCTGTCCGGCCTCGGCCTTCTGGCCTATATCATCCTGGCCTTCGTGATGCCGGCTGACTGA
- the trmD gene encoding tRNA (guanosine(37)-N1)-methyltransferase TrmD produces the protein MRIDIITALPDICTSPLRQSIVQRAQTKELVDIRVHDLRDWSVGKHRQLDDYPFGGGAGMVLKPEPLFDCLEALKGEGDPIDQVIFLTPDGEVLDQPMANELSLCSRLVLIAGHYKGIDQRVRDELVSREISIGDYVLSGGELPALVLVDALVRLIPGVLGDAESALSDSFQDGLLDAPVYTRPADYRGMRVPDVLLSGDHSAVARWREAQKLEKTRHRRPDLLESLAEPASAKTN, from the coding sequence ATGCGCATCGACATCATCACCGCCCTGCCCGATATCTGCACGTCTCCGCTCCGGCAGAGCATTGTGCAGCGTGCCCAGACCAAGGAGCTCGTGGACATTCGTGTGCATGACCTTCGGGACTGGTCGGTCGGCAAGCACCGGCAGCTGGACGACTACCCGTTTGGCGGCGGTGCCGGCATGGTGCTGAAACCGGAACCGCTGTTCGACTGTCTGGAGGCGCTGAAAGGTGAGGGAGACCCCATCGATCAGGTGATCTTTCTGACTCCGGACGGAGAGGTGCTGGATCAGCCCATGGCCAATGAGCTGTCGCTGTGCAGTCGCCTGGTGCTCATCGCCGGGCACTACAAGGGCATCGATCAGCGCGTGCGTGATGAGCTGGTTTCGCGGGAGATTTCGATCGGTGACTACGTGCTCAGTGGGGGGGAACTGCCCGCACTGGTGCTTGTAGACGCGCTCGTTCGTCTGATCCCCGGCGTCCTGGGCGACGCGGAATCTGCTCTTTCCGACAGCTTCCAGGACGGTCTGCTCGACGCCCCGGTCTATACCCGCCCCGCCGACTACCGCGGCATGCGCGTTCCCGACGTGCTGCTCAGCGGTGATCACAGCGCAGTAGCCCGGTGGCGGGAAGCACAGAAACTGGAGAAGACCCGGCACAGACGGCCGGATCTACTCGAAAGCCTGGCAGAGCCAGCCTCTGCCAAGACGAACTGA
- the rpsP gene encoding 30S ribosomal protein S16 — MGRRKRPLYAVVAADSRSPRDGRYIEDLGRYDPLREPAQVELKDDRVMYWLQQGAQPSDTVRSILSREGLMLALHMHRKGAEQEAIDTAVAEHKERAMAKASAATKTTAKDRKEAMLAAEADVAKKQAAELAKIRAEAEAKAREAAEAAQREAAEQRAKAAEEAKKEQEAANVATAAADAPAPATDAVEQAPAIDEPAPEAAEAAAEAKEAVAEAEAAAEEAPAEAEAAEEAEAEKTEG, encoded by the coding sequence ATGGGTCGCCGCAAGCGGCCTCTTTACGCCGTTGTGGCGGCCGATTCGCGCAGCCCGCGCGACGGCCGGTACATCGAGGATCTGGGCCGGTATGACCCCCTTCGCGAGCCCGCCCAGGTGGAGCTCAAGGATGACCGGGTGATGTACTGGCTGCAGCAGGGCGCACAGCCCAGCGACACAGTGCGCTCGATTCTCAGCCGGGAAGGCCTCATGCTGGCCCTGCATATGCACCGCAAGGGTGCCGAGCAGGAAGCCATCGACACGGCCGTCGCCGAGCACAAGGAGCGCGCCATGGCCAAAGCCAGTGCCGCGACCAAGACGACCGCCAAGGACCGCAAAGAGGCCATGCTGGCCGCTGAAGCGGACGTGGCCAAGAAGCAGGCTGCCGAGCTGGCCAAGATTCGCGCCGAGGCTGAAGCCAAGGCTCGCGAGGCCGCCGAAGCCGCTCAGCGCGAAGCCGCCGAGCAGCGCGCCAAGGCTGCCGAAGAGGCCAAGAAGGAGCAGGAGGCCGCCAATGTGGCGACTGCCGCCGCCGACGCTCCGGCACCTGCTACCGACGCGGTAGAACAGGCACCGGCCATCGACGAGCCCGCTCCGGAAGCTGCCGAAGCAGCCGCTGAAGCCAAGGAAGCCGTCGCAGAGGCCGAGGCCGCTGCTGAAGAGGCTCCCGCCGAGGCCGAAGCTGCCGAGGAAGCCGAAGCCGAGAAGACCGAAGGCTGA
- a CDS encoding PspC domain-containing protein: MATRTRKGRSTELAEEEGRIDPILFGGEQMDLEDLSEDELEDILFAEEERTPNGFFNLPTIAGFSLILVGIAYIFQQLGFWPGVDLSVLATMLPWLAGILIILLGFGVLSWRPGRKPKPKKMTARERRAQKAAEKAEVKAETRAAKSRRREERTSNKLRKSRDKKLAGVAGGIAEYFSIDPTLVRIAFVIGTIASGGPFFLAYLLLAFVMPNPEKQSFEERITIIRDS; the protein is encoded by the coding sequence ATGGCTACCAGAACTCGAAAAGGAAGATCAACAGAGCTCGCCGAAGAGGAAGGGCGCATAGACCCCATCCTGTTCGGCGGTGAACAGATGGATCTCGAGGACCTCTCGGAGGACGAACTCGAGGACATTCTGTTTGCGGAAGAGGAACGGACCCCAAACGGGTTCTTCAACCTGCCCACCATTGCCGGCTTCTCGCTGATACTGGTGGGCATTGCCTACATCTTCCAGCAGCTGGGCTTCTGGCCCGGAGTGGATCTCAGCGTACTGGCCACCATGCTGCCGTGGCTGGCCGGCATTCTCATCATTCTGCTTGGATTCGGGGTGCTCTCATGGCGCCCGGGCCGCAAGCCCAAGCCGAAGAAGATGACGGCGCGTGAGCGTCGGGCCCAGAAAGCCGCAGAGAAAGCGGAAGTGAAGGCCGAGACACGAGCCGCAAAATCGCGTCGCCGGGAAGAGCGCACCAGCAACAAGCTGCGCAAGTCCCGCGACAAGAAACTGGCCGGCGTCGCCGGGGGCATTGCCGAGTATTTCAGCATCGACCCGACGCTGGTCCGTATTGCCTTTGTGATCGGGACCATTGCTTCCGGCGGCCCCTTCTTCCTTGCCTACCTGCTCCTGGCGTTTGTCATGCCGAACCCGGAGAAGCAGTCGTTTGAGGAGCGCATCACCATTATCCGGGACAGCTGA
- the ffh gene encoding signal recognition particle protein: protein MFDSLSDKLEGALKSLSGQGRINELNVAESMREIRRALLDADVNYQVARDFTNRVKEKALGEEVLNSVSPGQQMVKIVYDELVHFLGEEQVDVSLAPTPPTVILVAGLQGSGKTTFCGKLAQHFKSKGRAPMLAAADVYRPAAVDQLSTLAEQVGVPVFSIMDGDEPVKDAVRVAREAVGAARREARDVLIVDTAGRLAVDEVMMTEVGNIKEAIQPHEILFVVDSMTGQDAVNTAVSFNERLNFDGVVLTKLDGDTRGGAALSIRTVVQKPIKFASTGEKLDALTPFYPDRMAQRILGMGDVVSFVEKAQEQFDEKQAEKLRAKMRSEKFDLEDFLDQLDKIKKMGSLRDLVGMIPGIGKQVDQLDVDDDAFMHIEAIIRSMTPDERRNPDMINGSRRKRIALGSGTEVRDVNQLLKQFRDMRKMMKTMTKLMGKGRNVDIGALMGRRN from the coding sequence ATGTTCGACAGCCTAAGCGACAAGCTGGAAGGCGCGCTGAAGTCACTCAGCGGCCAGGGAAGAATCAATGAGTTGAACGTTGCCGAGAGCATGCGCGAGATCCGTCGCGCGCTCCTGGACGCAGACGTCAACTACCAGGTTGCCCGGGACTTTACCAACCGGGTCAAGGAAAAGGCACTCGGTGAGGAAGTTCTGAACTCGGTTTCTCCGGGTCAGCAGATGGTCAAGATCGTCTATGACGAGTTGGTCCATTTCCTCGGTGAGGAGCAGGTCGATGTCTCGCTGGCGCCCACTCCGCCGACGGTGATCCTGGTGGCGGGCTTGCAGGGTTCGGGTAAGACCACGTTCTGTGGCAAGCTGGCTCAGCACTTCAAGAGCAAGGGGCGTGCGCCCATGCTTGCGGCGGCCGATGTGTACCGCCCGGCCGCTGTGGACCAGTTGTCGACGCTCGCCGAACAGGTCGGGGTGCCGGTGTTCTCCATCATGGATGGGGACGAGCCGGTCAAGGACGCGGTGCGCGTGGCGCGGGAAGCCGTCGGCGCCGCGCGACGTGAGGCGCGGGACGTGCTGATTGTCGACACCGCCGGCCGGCTGGCCGTGGACGAGGTCATGATGACCGAGGTCGGCAACATCAAGGAGGCCATTCAGCCCCACGAAATTCTGTTCGTGGTGGACTCGATGACGGGTCAGGATGCCGTCAATACGGCGGTCTCCTTCAATGAGCGCCTCAACTTCGACGGCGTGGTGCTGACCAAGCTGGACGGCGACACCCGCGGTGGTGCCGCGCTGTCCATCCGGACTGTCGTTCAGAAACCCATCAAGTTTGCCTCCACCGGGGAGAAGCTGGACGCGCTGACGCCGTTCTACCCCGATCGCATGGCCCAGCGCATTCTGGGCATGGGCGATGTGGTCTCCTTCGTCGAGAAGGCCCAGGAGCAGTTCGACGAGAAGCAGGCCGAGAAACTCCGCGCGAAGATGCGCTCGGAGAAGTTCGACCTGGAGGACTTCCTGGATCAGCTGGACAAGATCAAGAAGATGGGGTCACTGCGCGACCTCGTCGGCATGATCCCCGGCATCGGCAAGCAGGTGGACCAGCTGGACGTGGATGACGACGCGTTCATGCATATCGAGGCGATCATCCGGTCCATGACCCCGGACGAGCGCCGCAATCCGGACATGATCAACGGCTCGAGACGCAAGCGGATAGCGCTCGGCTCAGGCACCGAAGTCCGGGACGTGAATCAGCTGCTCAAGCAGTTCCGCGACATGCGGAAGATGATGAAGACCATGACCAAGCTCATGGGCAAGGGTCGCAACGTAGACATTGGCGCCCTGATGGGACGCCGCAACTGA